Part of the Edaphobacter lichenicola genome, AATTATATTCGCCTTTTATTTGCTTTTCGCGCGTTGCCTTGGATGATGTCGTAGGTGATGCCGAAGGGGTCGCGGAAGTAGAGGGAGTTCTGGTCTTCGCGGAGGATCTCGCAGCCGTTCTCCAGCAGGGATTGCTTTGCGGCGCTGATGTCTTCGACCGTGAAGCTGGGGATGGGCGGCTGGGTGTTCAGGTCGCGGTTGACGTACAGGAGGAAGTGGCC contains:
- a CDS encoding VOC family protein; this encodes MFRSNNCVAIHLEDITAAENFYTNVMKFKLLTRSDGSLEYDTGHFLLYVNRDLNTQPPIPSFTVEDISAAKQSLLENGCEILREDQNSLYFRDPFGITYDIIQGNARKANKRRI